Within the Halichoerus grypus chromosome 2, mHalGry1.hap1.1, whole genome shotgun sequence genome, the region ggtTATTATGAAAGTTGTtttacctcattttaatttaaaaacaggatAAAAGCATCAAATTACAAAACCACCAGGTATCTTAAAGCTGACAAACAATCCAGCAGCacacaacatttttcaaagagatcCTTGCTCTAGTTGTGGCTTGGGAGCGTGTAGACGCAGAGGCTTCGGGTTAACTTTGATCCTAAAATTCGAGTCTCCAATGTTCAAGCCTGATTTCTGGACTTCTTTATAGACGGTCTCACTGAGATCTTGACTCCCATCTCCAGAGACAGGTCAGGCTTCAGGCAGAAGCTAGGAAGCCAAAGGCGTAGGCCCACCGGGGTAAAACAGGCTTCAGCGGACAAAGCTGGAAACAGGATGGAGCCCGAGGTGTTGAGCGGCTGTTTTGGGCAGGCTTAGACCGTGGGGGGCAGGCCGGGTTACATCAACCAAGCTGGGCTTCAAGGGGCCGTCAGGTTGTAGGGGGCAGGCTGGGCACCAGACCAGCCAAGGGCCCCGGAGTAGGTCGACGAGAGATCTCTGAAAAAGCCGGCAGGCCACTGCGGGTCTTCGTCTTTTTACGTGGAGCCATGGGCGAGGCACCCAAGAACTTGCTAAAGGAGCCCGACTTCCTCATGCCTCGAGCCAGGTCTTGGAGCATCAGGTCGTCGGCCAGGACACCCAGGAACGCACTGGTGGTGGAACTGAGGATGGTGGCGGCCACCTGCACTGGGCGCCGGGCCGCGAAAGTGCCCCCAGCAGCCCCGCTGGCGTCGGCCTCGGGAGAGCCTCGAAGGCAGGGGTCGCCGAGGAGGCGGCGAAGCGCGTACGAGGCGCTGGGCGGCAGGTACTGGTAGGCGCGCCGCCCGCTGTGGTCACGCACGTGCACCTGCGCGCCCAGGCTCACCACCAGCAGCACGGCGGCGTCCTCGTGGCCGTGCAGAGCCGCCAGGTGCAGCGGCGTGTAGCCGCCGTGCGAGCGCGCGTTCACGTCCACCGGCGCGCCCCCGCGCCGCGCGACCTCCACCAGCTGCAGCGCCATCTCGCGGTCGCCGCTCTTGGCGGCCCAGTGCAGGGCCGTGAAGCCAGATATGAAGTCGCGCTTGGCCGCCAGGCCGCTGTCGCGCAGCAGCAGCCCGTGCAGCTGGTGCGTCCAGCAGCCCCCAGCCGCCCGCACCAGCCACTCGTGCTCGGTCGGCTCCAGGGGCACGGCGgacggcggcggcgcggcgggcACTTCCTCCGCGTCGGGACTCAGCAGGCGCGGGCCTGCGCGCGACAGGCGCCTCAGGTGCGGGGAGCGGCCCGGGCCCAGGCTGAGGCCCAGGCCAGACTCTTCCACCGACAGCCGCCGCAGCATCAGCGGCGAGCTCCGCGGGCTGGGCTCTTCCGACAGCTGCCGGCGCAGGCCCTGCTCCTCGGCCCGGAGCCGGAGCGCGGCGGGGCCCGGGACGCAGCGCACGGGCAGCATGCAGGGCTTCGGCGGCGGCGCTTGCCGAGGGGATGGAGGCGCTTCTTTGGTCGCCCCACGCCCAGGTTCCGGGGCCGGCGCCTCTGCCTGGGGCAAGGCCTCCACCGACGGCGACCTGGACGGCGGGGCCACGTCTGCCGAGAGTCGCTCGGGGGGCAGGGCTAGCTCAAAGGCTGGAATCTGGGGGTCGAAGGGCCCGCCTGACTGCAAGGCCGGACCTGACAGCAGCTCCCCGGTCGGCTGAGTGGGCTCAGGGGGCGTGTCCTGTGGCTCCAACGGCCGGGCCGGGTTCTCCCGTGGTTCCACCGGCTGCTGCGCCGCGgccagggatggagcccccggGCCGGCCGGTTCTCCCGGTGAGACGGAGGTGATCTTCGACGGCAGCGCTGGTGCCCCGGGCGTGCCGGGGACGCACGAGGGCAGGGGCTCTGGTGCCTCCCGGGGCCGCAGCTTCTTCTTCAGCACCACGAACTTGACGCCGTCGAGCTCCTTCACCACCGCCACGTCGTTGACAAACTGCTTGAAGCGGTGCCTGCGGGCGGCGCGGCCGTGTGGGTCGCCCGCATCCAGCAGGGGCTTGAAGCGGCTCAGCAGATCCGTGTCGCGCACCTTGCCGCCGTGCTCCTGCAGGAAGCCCAGCACCGCCGCCTGGCTcaccccggcggcggcggcggcggccgcggcggccagCGCCATGGTCAGTCCCGCCCGGCAGGGGAGCCGAGGCCGCCCCACCCGCCCTCGGTTCCCGGCTGCCGGGGCAGGTGCACGTCGCCGCGCCCGCTGGGACGAGCGGAGCCGGGGGTTCCGGGAGCGAGGCTCCTCCTCGGCCAGGCTCACCTGATCGTTTTCACCGAGGCGGGACGGGCGTGTCCCTGAAGCTGGACCTTGGTCACGCCCGCGCCGTGGAGCCCGGGTGTCTCCCGGAGGAAGGTGCGGGGGGCCGCATCGCGTGCCCACCGCCTCCGCCCCGCCGGGGCCCCAGCCTTCGGGGTAGGTTTCTGCCTTTGTATTGTGTCCAATGGGCGCCAGGCTCCATCCCCCGTGCTCAGTGCTCGCCTTACAGGTGACAGCTGCCACCAGGGCCGCGGAGGGAATGGGGGAGCGGAAattatcccccctccccccccgggaATTAAAGGCGCAGTGCCATACTTCAGCTGGCTCCCGGTTGCTAGGTGGGTGTGTTCCCCAGGCATGCCGCGGACGACCGGGAGaggcaaaaatttttatttccttaaggaATAGTTCACCACCACAGAGTATCGGGAGATTATTTAAAagcaatcattcatttatttgaagacCATCAATACCTTTCCCTTTGTCGACTGCGCTTCACAAGGAAAACGGCTTCTTGCAATTTGCAGCAAAGACAACTCGCTGCGCATGGCAATGTAGGTTACCCAAGGTTTAGAagagatggttttttttttttaattttttaaagattttatttatttattttagagagagagaatgagagagcacataagaagggggagggtcagagggagaagcagactccctgatgcggggcttgatcccagggactccaggatcatgacctgagctgaagacagtcgcttaaccaactgagccacccaggctcccctagaagAGATGTTTTAAAAGGCAATTGTGTCATGATAAAATAGTACATTTTCACatggaattttgaaaataaaaccacagaaaaacaCAAGGACAAATATCACTTGAAGTCACCAttaactttttgaaatatttttcttctcccccCACACACGTgtatacatgtttttgttttaaaatgagaaagcGAAATTGTAATcatgctgtattttaaaaacttcatttaatccataagtatttgttgactgcCTAGTTTGTACCAGTACCTTTTCAGGCTGTAATACACCACTTAGCAAGACAGATAAAAACCCCTAACCTAGTGGAGACCAcatggctgggggggggggatcggagggggacAGAAATAATATGGTGAAACTGAAAATTGTATAATAAGCTAGATCAATACTATGGAGAAAAAACAGGAGGGGCAGATTGCAATTTTGCACCCTGTGTTCAGGGTACAACTCATTTGAAGGACTTGATTATACAATTATACAATACAATTATATACAATACAAATTATACAATACAATCATACAAGGACTTGAAGAGATCAGGTCCTTATACAGCTAGGTAGGAGAAGAAGCTTTTTGGCTGAGTAAACCACCAGGGCAAAAACATGGGATCAGTTTCTTAATTTACAAACGCCAAACTACAAATATAGAACCAGAGGTACCATTTCTTCATAGTTAAAGAGAACAAGCCTGGAGCCAAAATTGCACCTTTGAATCATAGCTCTACCTTGGACTATTTgattgacctctctgtgcctcagttttcttacctgtaatgtggggatgataataataatgcttacctcacaggttgttgggaggattaaatgagaaaataaacacaagagaTTTAAAACAATGCTTGGCCCACAGTAAACATTCACATTATTATTGGTTGTATAGCAACTACTATACCATTATTACTGacccaaagaaaaaagagaatagtaAAATGTGaaagaccatcctttccccaATCCCATTTCCCAAGGCAATTTCCAGAATGCATACgattaaatcttttttcttccactttataTTATATTGTGAGTATTTTCCTCGATGacaatatcctttaaaaatatgtgatttttacTATAGCATCAAATAAATGTAGTAGTATTACACTTTGTTTTCTTATAGTTGGTAGTCtatattgtttccagtttttaattCTTATGAATGgtggtgctcttttttttttttttttttttaaagattttatttatttatttgagagagcgagaacgagagagagagagcatatgagagggaggagggtcagagggagaagcagactccctgccgagcagggagcccgatgcgggactcgatcccgggactccaggatcatgacctgagccgaaggcagtcgcttaaccaactgagccacccaggcgccccaatggtgGTGCTCTTATATAAAACTGTGTACATGGCTGATTAATTCCTTAGGATAGAATCCTACAAGTATAATTACTAGGTCAAAGggatttattttcaaaactctTGAAActtattttcagattgttttccaGAAAAGTTATAGCCCCATAAAAGTACTTTGTCTTTCCCTCAATGATATGGAGTAGCATCTTTTAATTTGTCAGTTTGGAAGGTGAAAAGTTGTAGCTCACTctagtttccatttattttatcactAAGGATGTTAAACTTTTCCCCACTTATTTATTGTCCACTTGgatttgttcttttgtgaattgccttTTCCCCCTTTACCCATTCATATATTCTTGTTGATATGTAGTTATTAACCTTTTACTATATATGTTGTCAAGATTTTCCCAGTTTGccatttgccttttaattttattaatgacaACTAGTTTTTAATTGTAAATATTGTATCCTTGTAGCTTAAGAATGTTAGTGCAAAATAAGAAGGTACATCTCCCATTTAAAGGAgaacttttaggggcgcctgggtggctcagtcggttgagcgtctgccttcagctcaggtcctgggatggagcctgcttctccctctccctgctgctccccctgcttgtactctctctctctgtcaaataaataaataaaatctttaaaaaaataaaggagaacttTTAGGATCAATTTACTCTGTAATATTAAGCAGTCTACATCAGAATGATAACAATGCCCTTGAGGAAGTCCTTGTGTTTTTGACATACAATGACAACTGTAATCAGCTATCATTTCTGTCTAAATATTACCTTTTCTTTAAACCCAGCTCAAATCCCACCCCTGTAAAGTCTTCTGCAACTGCCCCAGGGGcatcctcctcctcatttctATCATCTATTTCAGCAAACACTTATTGACTATTTTGGGTGCAAAGCAGTGAGCCAGGTACTCAGAGGAAAAGGCACAACCTGCCTTTGGAGAGCTTACTGCTTAGTGGAATAGAggaaaaacacaattaaaattatGTTACATATCCAGATGAAATCAATGCTCTCTGGGCTTACCAGCAGGTAGCTTCTAAAAGGCACTTGAAGAAGTCTTCAGGAGGCAGGCTGTATGCACAGGATGGGCAAGGGCTTGCAAGTTGGATGGTGAAGACTGAATTCAGGGTAAACAGTCTAGTGTGTTTTCCATTTAGGGTATGTGTCAGAGGTACAGAAGAAAATGTCGGAGAAGTAATCTGGGGTCATGGATAGAGGACCTTAAATTCTAGTTTGGACTTTATCTTGTTTGCAGTAGATTACCATGgaatgcttgctttcttttttctctttaaaaagtagcttcaattcttttcttttctttctttctttttttttttaagattttatttatttatttgacagagagagagttagcaagagcaggaacacaagcagggggagtgggagagggagaagcaggcttcccgcagagcagggagcctgatgcagggctcaatcccaggaccctgggatcatgacctgagccgaaggcagatgcttaatggctgagccacccaggcgcctctcttcttttctttcttttttttttgttctccaaAAAtggtgagtttattttttttaagtttttattttaattcctgttaACATAGTGTtgtatgagtttcaggtgtacaatatagtgattcaacacttccatacgtcacctggtgctcatcacaactagtgcactccttaatccccgtggtctatttcacccatctcccctttggtaaccatcagttttctctatatgctttgttttctgattataaaattaatgatTATGTTTCCCCAATTTTCAGTAATTTCCAAAACATAAAGggaacagatcacatgttagagAACCATTCTTAATATTTGTTGGTTTATTCTGTGAAGCTTTCTGTATACATCCCTAGGTATAAACACAGCTCCATATACGTTCTCCGCAGATGGCATTAGACCACACATTGTTTCGTAGCCCACGCTGCTTACAGCCTGCTAAATCCGGCGATGGTgtggggaagggatggaggaggggTGCTGCTGGGGCTGGTGGCGGGTCCCTGGCGGAGATGGTGCAGGGCACCGAGCTAGGGCGGGAGGGCAGAAAGACAGGCATGGATGCCAAAGCTGTTTCAGAAGCAGAATTTGCGTTCTGctgcctgttttcatttttagtcacATTCCCTCCGTTGTGATTTTCATTTCCATAGCTACTTTTCATATGACAAATTGCTGGGTGCCTTGGAAAGATCATTCTATGATCTCATAGGAAGTGAAGCCTCCATCAAGTTGGAATTTTGTTACTGCCCCCTCTCTCCAAGAGGGGGCGGGAGAAGAACCCCCTGTTAAAGATCATAACTGATCTATGTGGTTTGAACTCATTCTGACTATGATCCCCAAGAATAGACTAGGGATTACATACTGATTGAAAAGGAGTTGCTGGTACAAGCAAAGTTATTGACAGCGCTTAACAGGCTTCAGGCTCTGAGCTATACAAAGCAATGAGCTCAAGGTCAGAGCTTATAATTGGCTGAGCCCAACACTAATTTGTACTCATTTACCATTTAAAATTAGagcaccggggcgcctgggtggctcagtcgttaagcgtctgccttcggctcaggtcatgatcccagggtcctgggatcgagccccgcattgggctccctgctcagcgggaagcctgcttctccctctcccactccccctgcttgtgttccctctctcgctgtgtctctctctgtcaaataaataaataaaatataaataaataaataaaattagagcaCCAATTACTTAAAAACAATGTTCTGAATGTTTTTAAGTAAAggggaaaatctcaaataaaaatgtaGCTTAAACCTTTACACTTGTGCATCTGAACATACTCAGCTTTAATGTTTTAAGTGATTCCTTAAAATTTGGGCAAACATTAGGGCGAGGATGCCAATGACATCCAGTTCCCCAggctgctttttaattttggtgcCCTGCTGACAGATAGGTCACTGAATCAATTCTTCCAGTAACCCAGTAGTTTGCTTGTAAATATTAGGAAAATCAAATATAGAATGTACATTTATAGCAAGGGTACAATTTTATAATGTGTCTTGAACATGGGAGAAAGcaatagaaatttgttttctatctcatttctctcatttctcatATCTCTCAAACGTTTGTTTCTATCTCAGTTTCTCATATTTGAAGGTCAGGATAGGAGGccctttgtattttttaaagccacctttaaaaataaatgtaaaatttaaaatcctcCATGCTCTATGTTATATCATGTTGTATTACATTGTTTTGTAATGTTATATTGTATTGCTTATACCAAAACACAGTATCTTTTGAATCCTATGCCTGGGCTCTGCAGAGACCCCGAGTGGATGTTTCATGTTTGTGACTGTCTTGTCCCTGTCCTGGGACAAGAATAGGCCCCTTCCATTAGGCTTCATCCACCACAGTCTGGTTCCTCCGCCTCCTGGTGTCTCACCAATGCATCATCAGTCAAGAAGAGTGTCTGGAGCCCCAGTAAGCGGGAGCTCCAAGGATATGAGGGGGATGGGCTGCCCAGAGTGGCTGTAAAGGGACTTTGCCCAGAAAGCAAGCTTTTCCAGTCGTGACTTCCGGAACAAATCATGTTTTGTTCTTGCTTACCAGCCCAGGGGGAGCAAGAAGGGCCTCTTTCTCATGCCCATGACTTGTGAAGCTCCCTCTTCTTTGAGGTCAAGGgactttctttatttctaaatcttAGTGATGAGGGTCAGATCCCTTGTTGTAAACTGTGTTTTGTATCTGTAATTCATTTTTCAGGCTGCTTATCAGATTCCACAGACTTGCTCTGTCAGTTCGTAGGTTACCTGTAGGCCTAGTCCTCGGAGACTGGGAAAACTGTCCTGGCTAGGCGAATCATGAGTAGATGTGGGGCTTTGCTGCCTTTAGTCATCCCTTCTTGGCCTGTTTTATTCTCATAGCTGAGTTTTGACTCAAAAAGCTTTACCCCCCAGAGGGATATTTTGGggctcctttttattttcaagggAGTCAGGGTCTAAATTAGGAGAGCGTAGTTTGAGAGGCCTGCAAAGTGCTATTTTAACCATTTCCTGAATTGTAAAGTGGAGTCCCTTCTTGGGTCCAGGTGAACCAAGCAGCAACCCAGAGGCCATTCCACTGTGGACTCCCCATCACACGGGCTTAGAGAAGACAACATCAAGTATATGGGCATGTGAAATCCACCGACAGCATCTGGCTTTAAAGATGGGCAGGGAGCAACTGTCCAAATCTTCTCTGAACTCTAGTACTATGTAGACCACTAAGTATCCTATGTAGTATATTATGTTTAACTTGCCTTTCATGTAGCAACATGGCTAAAGATAGAAAAGATTCTTAGATACCAACTTATCCAACTTCCCAGTCAGTGGTTCCAAGAGCTCATTAACAGAGAGCTCTAAATCAACTAATTTGAGGTAAGTTATACAAAGCCCAAAAGCTATGCGTTGACGGAGACCCTCCCTTCTAGAGGGGACGTATTGGGGGAGGAATCAAGCTGAGATCCTTGCGTCTGGTTCCGGAGTGGCTGgtgatgggggttggggggtggggtgggcaggcaggcaAAGGGCTAGTTCCACGTCCTCAGCCAGACCTGCTTGCTTGCTGCTTCAAGACTATCAGCTAAGTAAATATTGAACAGTTTTATTAACAGCCCTCAGAGTAATAATTGGTGACATTGAACAATGGGCAAGAAACAGGAAGATGAACCCTGCCTCCGAGGCTGTGTGGTTTGGACAAGAGGTCATTAACAGTATGGGTTTTACTTA harbors:
- the SOWAHA gene encoding ankyrin repeat domain-containing protein SOWAHA codes for the protein MALAAAAAAAAAGVSQAAVLGFLQEHGGKVRDTDLLSRFKPLLDAGDPHGRAARRHRFKQFVNDVAVVKELDGVKFVVLKKKLRPREAPEPLPSCVPGTPGAPALPSKITSVSPGEPAGPGAPSLAAAQQPVEPRENPARPLEPQDTPPEPTQPTGELLSGPALQSGGPFDPQIPAFELALPPERLSADVAPPSRSPSVEALPQAEAPAPEPGRGATKEAPPSPRQAPPPKPCMLPVRCVPGPAALRLRAEEQGLRRQLSEEPSPRSSPLMLRRLSVEESGLGLSLGPGRSPHLRRLSRAGPRLLSPDAEEVPAAPPPSAVPLEPTEHEWLVRAAGGCWTHQLHGLLLRDSGLAAKRDFISGFTALHWAAKSGDREMALQLVEVARRGGAPVDVNARSHGGYTPLHLAALHGHEDAAVLLVVSLGAQVHVRDHSGRRAYQYLPPSASYALRRLLGDPCLRGSPEADASGAAGGTFAARRPVQVAATILSSTTSAFLGVLADDLMLQDLARGMRKSGSFSKFLGASPMAPRKKTKTRSGLPAFSEISRRPTPGPLAGLVPSLPPTT